In the genome of Massilibacillus massiliensis, one region contains:
- a CDS encoding FAD binding domain-containing protein — translation MGYQYIKSQTIAQAVDAMMQSPVHHLLAGGTDLLVKMKLGRITAGTFIDVSDVKELQQITLDNGIITIGAAVTHTQIAGSQVMLKSAPALAAASASVGSPQIRNRGTIGGNSGNASPAGDTIPALLAYRAEVCIAGARGIRKVPLHQFFIRPGKTVLEADELIVSFSFSAQHRGQGSAFGKIGQRKALAISIVNAASFVAVDADQIVTQARIAFGSVAATPIRSLAAERVLVGKKLTDDNIREAAKAAGAEINPIDDLRSTAEYRKEVAAVLAQRTLERSRNCLYA, via the coding sequence ATGGGATATCAATATATAAAATCGCAAACGATTGCGCAGGCTGTTGATGCTATGATGCAATCCCCTGTTCATCATCTGTTAGCGGGTGGTACGGATTTGCTGGTGAAAATGAAGTTAGGCCGCATTACAGCAGGTACATTCATCGACGTAAGCGATGTAAAGGAATTACAGCAGATTACCTTGGATAACGGTATCATAACGATTGGGGCGGCCGTTACCCATACACAAATCGCCGGCTCACAAGTTATGCTGAAGTCTGCACCTGCGCTTGCCGCGGCATCGGCATCCGTGGGTTCACCGCAAATTCGAAATCGGGGTACGATTGGTGGAAATTCCGGCAATGCTTCACCGGCGGGTGATACGATACCAGCATTACTGGCTTATCGTGCGGAAGTCTGCATTGCTGGCGCGCGAGGCATCAGAAAAGTTCCGCTGCATCAATTTTTTATCAGACCGGGGAAAACCGTGCTGGAAGCGGATGAATTGATCGTAAGCTTTTCATTTTCTGCCCAGCATAGGGGGCAAGGCAGTGCCTTCGGAAAAATTGGACAGCGAAAAGCACTTGCGATTTCGATTGTAAATGCAGCCTCTTTTGTTGCTGTGGATGCAGATCAAATTGTAACACAAGCCAGAATTGCATTTGGCTCTGTTGCGGCTACCCCGATTCGGAGTTTGGCGGCGGAACGAGTATTGGTTGGTAAAAAACTTACGGATGATAACATTCGAGAAGCTGCAAAAGCAGCCGGCGCAGAGATCAATCCGATTGACGACTTGCGTTCAACCGCCGAATATAGAAAAGAAGTAGCAGCCGTGCTGGCACAAAGAACTCTGGAACGTAGTAGGAATTGCTTGTACGCGTAG
- a CDS encoding nucleotidyltransferase family protein, producing MLTKRKELRRIAGIVVAAGLSKRMGLFKPLMPYTHGSMIETTVTKLQQAGTDKIILVTGYRSAEIAERFLHAENVLLVKNEQYLYGDMLESVQLGLKEAVDCDAAYVMPGDMPAIAVETFLKVRHSMEQTGAKVVFPTVAGKKKHPPFIRNACFSTICKFRGEGGLRVILDKFSAETARVPVEDIGCTLDADTWKDYMRLLEYQKQRTILAMHEQVT from the coding sequence ATGTTGACGAAACGTAAGGAGTTAAGACGGATAGCCGGAATTGTTGTAGCTGCAGGCCTATCTAAACGGATGGGGCTATTTAAACCATTGATGCCATATACACATGGCAGTATGATCGAAACTACCGTAACGAAGCTCCAACAGGCCGGCACAGATAAAATCATCCTGGTCACCGGGTATCGGTCAGCGGAAATTGCAGAGCGGTTTTTACACGCAGAAAATGTTTTACTGGTGAAAAATGAGCAGTATCTATATGGTGATATGCTGGAATCTGTACAGCTGGGATTAAAAGAAGCTGTAGATTGTGATGCAGCCTATGTTATGCCTGGTGATATGCCGGCTATAGCAGTAGAGACGTTTTTAAAAGTACGTCATAGTATGGAACAAACAGGGGCAAAAGTTGTATTTCCGACTGTTGCAGGCAAAAAAAAGCATCCGCCATTCATCCGTAATGCCTGTTTTTCGACAATCTGCAAGTTTCGTGGAGAAGGCGGACTCAGAGTTATTTTAGACAAATTTTCAGCGGAAACTGCACGCGTGCCGGTTGAGGATATTGGATGTACGCTGGATGCCGACACATGGAAAGATTATATGCGGCTTTTGGAATATCAAAAGCAAAGAACCATCCTTGCTATGCACGAGCAGGTTACCTAG
- a CDS encoding LysR family transcriptional regulator — protein MTYKQLEYFLAIAETGNMTMAATKLNMSQPPLSYQLKLLEEELQVKLFSREGHTLHITSEGLIFQDKAMQILALTNQSISLMQNIGKEMFGTINIATIPSVCGSILPKSIHDFQLKYPDVNYKIHECNTFRAIELLDNGLVDFAFVRAPFNQKRYQIIAVKNPFLEKNEKDFFVALGSTKFLADTKDDSINLEDLIGKPLIVHRRYKKILDNLCEEKNISLQVVCENDYIGSSFYLADADIGIAIMPYTSAMLFENKKSLRIKKIEHPSIDSQIYLITKKNITLSSLPRKFIEQITSE, from the coding sequence ATGACGTATAAGCAATTGGAATATTTTCTGGCAATCGCCGAAACCGGCAACATGACAATGGCAGCCACAAAACTCAATATGTCCCAGCCACCTTTAAGCTATCAGCTCAAATTATTAGAAGAGGAATTACAAGTAAAGCTCTTTAGCCGCGAAGGTCATACACTGCATATCACGAGCGAAGGCCTAATTTTTCAAGATAAGGCCATGCAAATCTTAGCACTCACCAATCAATCCATTTCGCTTATGCAAAATATTGGCAAAGAAATGTTCGGCACGATCAACATCGCCACAATTCCATCTGTTTGCGGCTCTATTTTACCTAAAAGCATTCATGATTTCCAACTAAAATATCCCGATGTCAACTATAAGATTCATGAATGCAATACCTTTCGGGCTATTGAATTACTTGATAACGGCCTTGTCGACTTCGCCTTCGTCCGCGCCCCTTTCAACCAAAAACGCTATCAGATCATAGCTGTAAAGAATCCATTTCTCGAAAAGAATGAAAAAGATTTTTTTGTTGCACTCGGTTCAACAAAGTTTTTGGCAGATACGAAAGACGACAGCATCAACTTAGAAGATCTGATCGGAAAACCGCTGATTGTACATCGTCGTTACAAAAAAATCCTTGATAACTTATGCGAAGAAAAGAATATCTCTTTACAAGTCGTCTGCGAAAACGATTATATCGGTTCTTCCTTTTACCTTGCAGATGCGGATATTGGCATCGCAATTATGCCTTATACCTCCGCCATGTTATTTGAGAATAAAAAATCTTTACGCATCAAAAAAATTGAACATCCTTCTATTGACTCACAGATTTATCTGATTACGAAAAAAAATATAACACTTTCATCACTGCCACGGAAATTCATTGAACAAATCACCAGTGAATAA